From the genome of Yersinia enterocolitica, one region includes:
- a CDS encoding EscG/YscG/SsaH family type III secretion system needle protein co-chaperone, which produces MILLSAQCRQLVVEAALAGVNHSLQAEAQNILNVLPQLIPDPQVRLVCEAMLLFGLNDRVAALALLATSASEDAQAMLALLQQGISAADSTSLALPITTRQPLVLKA; this is translated from the coding sequence ATGATCTTACTTTCAGCACAATGTCGCCAGTTGGTGGTTGAAGCCGCCTTGGCCGGGGTGAATCACAGCCTACAGGCTGAAGCCCAAAATATCCTTAATGTGTTACCCCAACTGATACCGGACCCTCAGGTACGTTTGGTCTGCGAGGCAATGCTGCTATTCGGACTTAATGACAGAGTGGCAGCGCTGGCGTTACTGGCAACATCCGCATCTGAAGATGCGCAGGCCATGTTGGCGTTGCTACAACAAGGGATCTCTGCTGCTGACTCAACGTCATTGGCGTTGCCGATAACAACGCGGCAGCCTCTGGTACTAAAGGCATAA
- a CDS encoding HrpE/YscL family type III secretion apparatus protein, with the protein MNPFHLRIEKFDYSLPAGRVIAAVQLQEMAQSRDILSAARVQAAEIVQAAQDECRVLLAQARQQADMLMVKARSQIEAEVVAQHVGWLVAAEQLEASLITQARQQILAAITAVVTAWAGQQSVEQILIHRLGAQVEKMAHDEKLLLQVHPQHLPAVVSALGERVQCVGDESMPEDTARLGSPMLQVSLSLRSHLAQLILWLQEPAHD; encoded by the coding sequence GTGAACCCTTTTCATCTCAGGATAGAGAAGTTTGATTATTCGCTGCCAGCGGGGCGAGTCATTGCGGCGGTTCAGTTACAGGAAATGGCGCAGAGTCGCGATATTTTGTCTGCTGCTCGGGTGCAGGCAGCCGAGATTGTGCAAGCAGCGCAGGATGAGTGCCGCGTGTTGTTGGCGCAAGCACGGCAACAAGCAGACATGCTGATGGTTAAAGCGCGGAGTCAAATAGAAGCTGAGGTGGTGGCGCAACATGTTGGCTGGCTAGTGGCGGCGGAGCAATTGGAGGCATCCTTGATTACACAAGCCCGTCAGCAGATTCTGGCAGCGATTACGGCGGTGGTAACTGCCTGGGCCGGTCAGCAATCTGTGGAACAGATTTTGATTCATCGGCTGGGGGCGCAAGTGGAGAAAATGGCGCACGATGAAAAGTTGCTCTTACAGGTTCACCCGCAGCATCTGCCTGCCGTGGTCTCTGCTCTGGGTGAACGGGTGCAGTGTGTGGGGGATGAGAGCATGCCTGAAGATACCGCCCGCTTAGGTTCGCCAATGCTGCAAGTCAGCCTTTCTCTGCGTAGCCATTTGGCGCAACTTATCCTTTGGCTACAGGAGCCAGCTCATGATTAG
- a CDS encoding EscV/YscV/HrcV family type III secretion system export apparatus protein: MRQSALIRGLLMITARQDIFLAIMLLVAIFMMILPLPTVLVDLLIAINLAFSVILLMISIYLRDPLEFSVFPSLLLITTLYRLALTISTTRLVLLQHDAGEIVEAFGQFVVGGNLAVGLIIFTIITVVQFIVITKGSERVAEVSARFSLDGMPGKQMSIDGDMRAGVIDAAEAGRLRERVQRESRLFGAMDGAMKFVKGDAIAGIIVILVNIIGGITIGVLQHNMSAEQAMITYAVLSVGDGLCAQIPSLLISITAGIIVTRVPGGDKQSLAKDLAVQVGRQPDALWLAAAILTVFALLPGFPFLIFIILAALVAAPAFLLYRKNQSIRHRGTVTGAGDSGLSADHAMTPGAIPLMLHCATNLDYPELARDIDSLRWRWFEHLGVPLPEVEIRSDPTLIENSLSIRVYQEQVLELTLPSDDLLLTQPSAQLETRSQRLGSRMGTFEWLAADQGSHASILGIPYVQGHKRIISCLTRVFERHTAEFIGVQETRYLMDAMEGRYGELVKELQRQMPLGKVAEILQRLVEEDVSIRDLRAIFGALVVWAPKEKDSVMLTEYVRIALRRHVCRRFSKNSVWLPVLRLGEGAENLIRESIRQTSAGAYSALADKHSRLILDKIKAAVAQNSDVVLLTAIDVRRFLRKIVERDIFTLPVLSWQELGDEMNIKVAGTIELIGDELDEAA; the protein is encoded by the coding sequence ATGAGGCAATCGGCGTTGATACGTGGCTTGCTGATGATAACTGCGCGGCAGGATATTTTTCTGGCGATCATGCTGTTGGTAGCGATCTTTATGATGATCCTGCCTCTGCCAACCGTGTTGGTAGATCTGCTGATTGCGATCAATCTGGCTTTCTCAGTCATCCTGCTAATGATCTCGATTTACCTGCGCGATCCCCTCGAATTCTCGGTTTTCCCGTCGTTATTGCTGATTACCACGCTCTATCGCTTGGCGCTGACTATCAGTACTACGCGCTTAGTGCTGCTCCAGCATGATGCCGGTGAAATTGTCGAGGCATTCGGTCAGTTTGTGGTTGGCGGTAATCTGGCTGTGGGGTTGATCATTTTTACTATTATCACCGTGGTCCAGTTTATCGTGATTACCAAAGGCTCAGAGCGAGTGGCAGAGGTCAGCGCCCGTTTCTCGCTTGATGGCATGCCCGGTAAGCAAATGAGTATTGATGGTGATATGCGGGCGGGCGTGATTGATGCGGCCGAGGCTGGGCGGCTAAGGGAGAGGGTGCAAAGAGAGAGCCGGTTGTTTGGGGCGATGGACGGCGCGATGAAGTTCGTTAAAGGCGATGCTATTGCCGGGATTATTGTCATTCTGGTGAATATTATTGGCGGCATCACCATCGGTGTGCTGCAACATAATATGTCGGCGGAACAGGCGATGATCACCTATGCGGTGCTCTCGGTTGGCGATGGGCTATGTGCCCAAATCCCATCGTTACTTATCTCCATTACTGCTGGGATTATCGTGACCCGCGTTCCTGGCGGCGATAAGCAGAGTTTGGCTAAAGATCTGGCGGTACAAGTGGGGCGTCAGCCAGATGCTTTATGGTTAGCCGCCGCCATCCTGACTGTTTTTGCTTTGTTACCCGGTTTTCCATTCCTGATCTTTATCATACTGGCGGCGCTGGTGGCCGCGCCTGCCTTTTTACTCTATCGCAAGAATCAGTCAATACGGCACAGAGGTACGGTAACGGGGGCTGGTGACAGTGGCTTATCTGCGGACCATGCAATGACACCAGGTGCGATACCTTTGATGTTGCATTGTGCGACCAACCTGGATTATCCCGAGTTGGCCCGAGATATTGATAGCTTGCGTTGGCGCTGGTTTGAGCATCTTGGCGTGCCATTGCCGGAGGTGGAGATCCGCAGTGATCCTACCTTGATTGAGAACAGCCTATCGATCCGGGTCTATCAGGAGCAAGTGCTGGAACTGACATTACCATCAGATGATTTGCTACTGACTCAGCCCAGTGCCCAGCTAGAGACGCGCAGCCAAAGGTTAGGCAGCAGAATGGGCACTTTTGAGTGGTTAGCTGCAGATCAGGGCAGCCATGCCAGCATCTTGGGCATCCCATATGTACAAGGGCATAAACGTATTATCTCTTGCCTGACACGGGTATTTGAGCGACATACGGCTGAATTTATTGGTGTGCAGGAAACCCGTTATCTGATGGATGCGATGGAAGGGCGTTACGGGGAATTAGTGAAAGAACTACAGCGCCAGATGCCGCTGGGCAAAGTCGCGGAGATACTGCAACGGCTAGTGGAGGAGGATGTGTCGATCCGGGATTTGCGCGCCATTTTCGGCGCGCTGGTGGTCTGGGCACCGAAAGAGAAAGACAGTGTCATGTTAACCGAGTACGTGCGCATCGCCTTACGCCGCCATGTGTGTCGCCGGTTCAGTAAAAACAGCGTCTGGTTACCGGTATTGCGGCTGGGAGAGGGGGCTGAGAACTTGATTCGTGAATCTATTCGCCAAACCTCTGCGGGTGCTTACTCGGCGTTAGCCGATAAACACTCACGCTTGATCCTCGACAAGATAAAAGCCGCTGTTGCACAAAACAGTGATGTTGTCCTGCTGACCGCCATCGATGTACGGCGTTTTCTGCGCAAAATAGTTGAGCGGGATATTTTCACGCTGCCGGTACTTTCCTGGCAGGAATTGGGTGATGAGATGAATATCAAGGTGGCAGGCACTATTGAGTTGATTGGTGATGAACTTGATGAAGCTGCCTGA
- a CDS encoding type III secretion system protein: protein MEMDLVVTRNLQLFIRMAELPCSAITSRMQWQIEKRIIFLEWRASRLLLTCGLQQRHYNHDDLLRLQQCWRLERFNGVPQRIYLLKMGIMVSCSPPALSDAEFWYQLYRQQCALLCRLPGACP from the coding sequence ATGGAGATGGATTTAGTTGTTACCCGTAACCTTCAATTGTTTATCCGCATGGCGGAATTGCCCTGCTCGGCTATCACCTCTCGCATGCAGTGGCAGATAGAAAAACGGATTATTTTCCTTGAGTGGCGAGCATCAAGGTTACTGCTCACTTGCGGTTTACAACAACGGCACTACAACCATGATGATCTGCTGCGGCTCCAGCAATGCTGGCGGCTTGAGCGATTTAATGGCGTGCCACAGCGTATCTACTTACTGAAAATGGGTATTATGGTCAGTTGCTCCCCGCCAGCATTGTCCGATGCTGAGTTTTGGTATCAGCTCTACCGGCAGCAGTGTGCCTTGCTGTGCCGACTGCCGGGAGCATGTCCATGA
- a CDS encoding EscI/YscI/HrpB family type III secretion system inner rod protein has translation MEIDAIQAASMLNTPLQPAAGELQQIAKFTQLMQQAEPGTAMMSPSQLLGVQSQWMYATLAVDLTAKVAGVLGQNINKLVNMQ, from the coding sequence ATGGAAATTGATGCCATTCAGGCTGCTTCAATGTTGAATACCCCCCTTCAGCCAGCGGCCGGTGAGCTGCAACAAATCGCCAAATTTACGCAGTTAATGCAACAGGCGGAACCTGGCACGGCAATGATGTCGCCATCCCAATTATTGGGCGTTCAGTCGCAATGGATGTACGCCACATTAGCAGTAGATTTAACGGCTAAAGTGGCCGGTGTTCTCGGGCAGAACATCAATAAACTGGTCAATATGCAATGA
- a CDS encoding chemotaxis protein: protein MVANTGVNKSDNTSSYVNQSSNNEFNFSVLENKFNSLHNNINNVGSNLSNNLSEHADIFSMGLSAFYEYLDVLESLARSAYDAMHTRSKYANDIQDNANQVDSVIAEAAKGDDKTTKPLPDSVIEFMREHGIKVDKMSIDEYLKKNGPELDKGQLQAVKAALDNEKTRASDTMTQEQLQLQKFMQSYNVNVNNISTLQTGLKDILTTIARNLC, encoded by the coding sequence ATGGTCGCGAACACTGGTGTAAATAAATCAGACAACACTTCCTCGTATGTTAACCAATCTTCCAATAATGAATTTAATTTTTCCGTTTTGGAAAATAAATTTAATAGTCTTCACAACAATATTAATAATGTTGGCAGTAATCTGAGTAATAATCTAAGTGAGCATGCTGATATTTTCAGTATGGGATTGAGTGCCTTTTATGAGTACCTGGACGTACTTGAATCACTTGCCAGAAGTGCCTATGACGCTATGCACACCCGATCAAAATATGCCAATGATATACAGGATAACGCTAATCAGGTTGATTCCGTAATTGCCGAAGCGGCTAAAGGTGACGATAAAACAACCAAGCCGCTACCGGATTCAGTTATCGAGTTTATGCGGGAGCATGGCATCAAAGTTGATAAGATGAGTATTGATGAGTATTTAAAGAAGAATGGGCCAGAACTGGATAAAGGACAATTACAGGCAGTAAAAGCGGCATTAGATAATGAAAAGACCCGCGCGTCAGATACCATGACTCAAGAACAATTACAGTTACAGAAGTTTATGCAAAGTTATAACGTTAATGTTAATAACATCAGTACATTGCAGACAGGTTTAAAAGATATATTAACGACGATTGCCCGCAATCTTTGTTAA
- a CDS encoding chromosome partitioning protein ParA, translated as MNDNDSIQSMLGDLHSRYSKLLSDLGKLKGFQQQIELLKEKAKNDSKARERLIRLNEAFPNGLNQEKAQMVVSIANMKVQFKQLETQLRNISSGEAM; from the coding sequence ATGAATGATAATGATTCTATTCAGAGCATGTTAGGGGACCTACACAGTCGGTATAGTAAATTACTGTCTGATCTAGGGAAGTTGAAAGGATTCCAGCAACAAATCGAATTACTGAAAGAAAAAGCCAAAAATGACAGTAAAGCAAGAGAGAGGTTAATTCGCTTGAATGAAGCCTTTCCGAATGGTTTAAATCAAGAAAAAGCACAAATGGTGGTATCTATTGCAAACATGAAAGTACAGTTTAAACAACTGGAGACGCAGCTCAGAAATATAAGTTCAGGTGAGGCAATGTAG
- a CDS encoding AraC family transcriptional regulator — protein MKSIQFILFRQEGTLRSNGECYTVPAGNLVVTHELATVSSFSQSTFISILCHSIDLLPIYQNLASKMVQSNKFRLPHKISDHYKILPANKDVIHATEQLIDIERSASLRFLYLYCLGLDSVYFSRLLESIVGTNNELLEFFEQNRLNPWTVSRYADELGISTRKLNFLFYEKFGMSAKQWLLDQRLKKGCELLLSTQLRVADIAMECGFSNHAHFSDSFRRRFQQCPSHMRSLME, from the coding sequence ATGAAATCAATACAGTTTATTTTATTTCGGCAAGAGGGAACATTACGTAGCAACGGAGAATGTTATACCGTACCTGCGGGGAATTTGGTTGTTACCCACGAGTTGGCTACGGTATCTTCTTTCTCACAGAGCACTTTTATTTCAATATTGTGTCATTCGATAGATCTTTTACCTATATATCAAAACTTAGCCAGTAAAATGGTGCAGTCGAATAAATTTCGCTTACCCCATAAAATATCTGATCACTACAAAATATTGCCAGCAAATAAAGATGTTATTCACGCAACTGAACAGTTAATTGATATTGAGCGCTCAGCATCATTACGCTTTCTTTACCTGTATTGTTTAGGTCTGGATTCAGTTTATTTCTCCAGATTGTTGGAATCAATTGTGGGTACCAATAATGAGTTACTGGAGTTTTTTGAACAAAATCGCCTCAATCCCTGGACGGTATCGCGCTATGCCGATGAATTAGGTATTTCCACCCGTAAATTGAATTTTCTGTTTTACGAAAAATTCGGTATGTCTGCAAAGCAGTGGTTACTGGATCAGCGTTTGAAAAAAGGCTGTGAATTGCTGTTATCTACACAGCTACGCGTGGCAGATATCGCCATGGAATGCGGTTTTAGCAATCACGCACATTTTTCTGATAGCTTCCGTCGCCGTTTTCAGCAGTGCCCATCGCATATGCGGTCACTTATGGAATAG
- a CDS encoding TyeA family type III secretion system gatekeeper subunit — MISANNVSETLAVHGSEQHVGKAHGEVTPAHSVMELASIELSEVRQTALEETMEEIGLSLGSRLKDQKSIEAEERNLRRQQLLVKLITQLSGSNDMLFSQNIPLDVDIVSLANKLRQGELSAGQQVLLLAAMLAHSKNNPLRRRSLSQLLGPLLEREGWEVELFGLLELGAEGSRSLGAVKQLFQQSIHQSELSLAEWFTRVSRWPQRQQRVRVLMRAVAFDLSCRPFAQYGERLSATLHQLRRLLMFLGLEDHCSQVGNVCGVAGDMILNEVLAVVGQPWLFSSWLQPRIEAITGSDAKAQRGFIRRFYELFKLMPVDCFNDQEQQAQILATLLEI, encoded by the coding sequence ATGATTAGTGCCAATAATGTGTCAGAGACCTTGGCAGTTCACGGCTCTGAGCAACATGTGGGGAAGGCTCATGGCGAAGTAACCCCCGCACACTCAGTCATGGAATTGGCCAGCATTGAATTATCTGAAGTGAGACAAACCGCGCTGGAAGAGACGATGGAAGAGATCGGGCTGAGTCTCGGCTCCCGTTTGAAAGATCAAAAATCCATTGAGGCTGAGGAGCGTAATCTGCGCCGCCAACAGCTATTGGTGAAGTTGATAACCCAGCTCTCCGGTAGCAACGATATGCTGTTTTCACAGAACATTCCGCTTGATGTGGATATTGTTTCGCTTGCCAATAAGCTTCGACAGGGTGAGCTATCGGCAGGGCAGCAAGTGTTACTGTTGGCCGCCATGCTGGCACACAGCAAAAATAATCCATTACGCCGCCGCAGCTTATCGCAACTACTTGGCCCACTACTTGAGCGTGAAGGCTGGGAGGTTGAGCTATTTGGTCTGTTGGAGCTAGGCGCAGAGGGTAGCCGCTCGCTGGGAGCCGTCAAACAGTTGTTTCAGCAAAGTATTCATCAAAGTGAATTGTCGCTGGCGGAGTGGTTTACCCGGGTGAGTCGTTGGCCACAGCGCCAGCAACGTGTTCGGGTACTCATGCGTGCCGTCGCGTTTGATTTGTCCTGTCGGCCGTTCGCTCAATACGGTGAGCGTTTGTCCGCGACACTCCACCAGTTGCGCCGTTTGCTGATGTTTCTCGGGTTGGAAGACCATTGCAGCCAGGTGGGGAATGTCTGTGGCGTGGCAGGAGATATGATTCTGAACGAGGTACTGGCAGTGGTGGGGCAACCCTGGTTATTCAGTAGCTGGTTGCAGCCACGAATTGAAGCGATTACCGGTTCGGATGCAAAAGCACAGCGAGGATTCATTCGTCGGTTTTATGAGTTGTTTAAATTGATGCCAGTGGATTGTTTCAATGATCAGGAACAACAAGCACAAATTTTAGCCACCTTGCTGGAGATATGA
- a CDS encoding CesD/SycD/LcrH family type III secretion system chaperone, with protein sequence MNIEPTDQLINFMRRGGSLRMLANMSEQDLTLIYEYSVQLCHGGEYDSAKKLLNILIRFDHWNFAYWLTLGSCYQQTGDCHQAIYCFSRAGQIQVDDPRPSCFAGECYSACGNTIYAEKAFRAALNWCHAHPEQAQVRQQAERGLAALLLEVRHA encoded by the coding sequence ATGAATATTGAACCTACTGATCAACTTATTAATTTTATGCGACGTGGCGGTTCTCTGCGTATGTTGGCAAATATGTCAGAGCAAGACTTGACGTTAATATATGAATATAGCGTACAACTTTGTCACGGCGGAGAATATGACAGCGCAAAAAAACTGTTAAATATATTGATTCGTTTCGACCATTGGAATTTTGCTTATTGGTTAACATTAGGTTCGTGTTATCAACAAACCGGGGATTGCCATCAGGCGATTTATTGCTTCAGCCGCGCGGGGCAAATTCAGGTCGATGACCCTCGTCCATCTTGTTTCGCTGGGGAATGTTATTCCGCTTGCGGCAATACTATTTATGCTGAAAAAGCATTCCGTGCCGCATTGAACTGGTGCCATGCTCACCCTGAGCAGGCTCAAGTCCGCCAGCAAGCTGAACGGGGACTGGCGGCATTATTACTGGAGGTGAGACATGCCTAA
- a CDS encoding EscJ/YscJ/HrcJ family type III secretion inner membrane ring protein SsaJ produces MKHLRRAIALLLVVISLSGCGMELYSGLSEGEANQMLALLMLHQIKAEKQSEKGGTVGLSVDKSQFINAVELLRQNGFPRQKFTTVDTLFPSNQLVTSPGQEQAKMVYLKEQQLESMLSHMDGVIHADVTIAMPAPTDGKSSVPHAASVFIKYSPEVNLQSYQPQIKNLIRDGIPGIDYSQISVVMQPANYRFIAAEPHQHAEAQLSLQWLLRHAGAIQIALGLVLVLLAGLSTVCLLRYLRR; encoded by the coding sequence ATGAAGCACCTGCGGCGTGCGATAGCGCTCTTGCTGGTGGTGATCTCCCTTTCAGGCTGTGGTATGGAGCTATATAGCGGGCTTTCTGAGGGGGAGGCCAACCAGATGCTGGCGTTGCTGATGTTGCACCAGATTAAAGCCGAAAAGCAGTCCGAGAAAGGCGGGACGGTAGGGCTGAGTGTCGATAAAAGTCAGTTTATTAATGCAGTGGAACTGCTACGACAAAATGGTTTTCCGCGCCAGAAATTTACGACCGTGGATACGTTGTTTCCGTCGAACCAGCTCGTGACATCACCTGGCCAAGAGCAGGCCAAGATGGTCTATTTGAAAGAACAGCAGTTGGAAAGCATGTTGAGCCATATGGATGGGGTGATTCATGCCGATGTGACCATTGCCATGCCAGCGCCGACCGACGGGAAAAGCAGTGTTCCCCACGCCGCCTCAGTGTTTATCAAGTATTCCCCCGAGGTCAATTTACAAAGCTATCAGCCACAAATTAAAAATCTGATCCGCGATGGTATCCCCGGTATCGATTACTCACAGATTAGTGTGGTGATGCAGCCTGCCAATTATCGGTTTATCGCCGCTGAGCCACACCAGCACGCTGAGGCACAACTGAGCTTGCAATGGCTATTACGCCACGCCGGTGCGATACAGATAGCGTTAGGGCTGGTGTTGGTGCTGCTGGCTGGGTTGTCAACGGTGTGTTTATTACGCTATTTGCGCCGATAA
- a CDS encoding pathogenicity island 2 effector protein SseC has protein sequence MPNSIAFKADTQTDWALAAAGKSTPLAPAKMPDWWAISGLSPSADMNMTSPKVTQQKAQAALDRLLVALPRSGAKAGDSGRLSLDQLGSTDMQLILSMAGNLSLVFFSDSCKSIRQQMERATDVQTFLRDKRVNEYQQQIDKAVQQADKAHKAGIFNMVLDWAIGLAEIVYGAIKVSAGVLTGDPVAMASGVAYLAAGTAGLVKAAAETAMLAGASKEKCQEVIDVAGKVQLGCECFAMAIDLFQAARAINAARAVTKGAGDVLKAGGADALTEAMKNLSQQKVQQLTEQFAKNACKQITETEMALMHNISNSFTHAGVEKLVGDVTKDLVKTAIKKGTTLTAEQFTRQCTKKIMKEMVKKIIKDISLSPLNIMQKVTQGLVQVNSGQLAIQNGGLQKEIEKLMLDQDFTQFMDQWVERNKQQQSKQLKDISQSAQDTLEKLSDNIHQSGMLQTRVAGSLI, from the coding sequence ATGCCTAATAGTATTGCATTTAAAGCCGACACACAGACTGATTGGGCACTGGCTGCCGCAGGTAAAAGCACACCTTTGGCACCGGCGAAAATGCCAGATTGGTGGGCAATTTCCGGGTTGTCACCCTCGGCGGATATGAATATGACGTCACCCAAGGTGACGCAGCAAAAAGCCCAGGCCGCCTTGGATCGCCTGCTGGTCGCCTTACCCCGTTCCGGCGCCAAAGCAGGGGACAGTGGCCGGCTTTCCCTTGATCAGTTGGGCAGTACAGATATGCAGCTTATCCTCTCGATGGCTGGCAACCTGAGCCTGGTTTTTTTTTCTGATTCCTGTAAGTCAATCCGCCAGCAGATGGAGCGGGCGACGGATGTGCAGACTTTTTTACGCGATAAACGGGTTAATGAGTATCAGCAACAGATTGATAAAGCAGTTCAGCAAGCGGATAAAGCTCACAAGGCTGGTATTTTCAACATGGTGCTTGATTGGGCCATCGGCTTAGCCGAGATAGTTTACGGTGCGATTAAGGTCTCTGCCGGGGTATTAACCGGGGATCCGGTGGCAATGGCTTCCGGGGTCGCATATTTGGCGGCGGGGACCGCCGGTTTGGTTAAAGCCGCCGCCGAAACGGCGATGCTGGCTGGAGCCTCAAAAGAGAAATGTCAGGAAGTTATTGATGTTGCAGGTAAAGTTCAACTCGGTTGTGAATGCTTTGCTATGGCAATCGACCTGTTTCAAGCCGCCCGCGCGATTAATGCCGCTCGAGCGGTGACCAAAGGGGCGGGTGATGTGCTAAAAGCGGGCGGAGCTGATGCGTTGACCGAAGCGATGAAGAATCTAAGTCAACAAAAAGTGCAACAGTTAACTGAACAGTTCGCCAAGAATGCCTGTAAGCAGATAACTGAAACGGAAATGGCCTTGATGCACAATATCAGCAACTCTTTTACCCACGCTGGCGTTGAAAAACTGGTGGGCGATGTGACGAAAGATCTGGTTAAAACCGCGATTAAGAAAGGCACTACGCTCACTGCGGAACAATTTACTCGCCAATGTACCAAGAAAATTATGAAGGAGATGGTTAAGAAAATAATAAAAGATATCAGCCTCTCACCATTAAATATAATGCAAAAAGTTACTCAAGGGTTAGTGCAGGTTAATAGTGGCCAGTTGGCGATCCAAAATGGAGGGCTGCAAAAAGAAATTGAAAAATTGATGCTTGATCAAGACTTCACGCAGTTTATGGATCAATGGGTTGAGCGGAATAAACAGCAGCAAAGTAAACAACTCAAAGATATCTCTCAGAGCGCACAAGACACATTGGAGAAATTAAGCGATAACATCCATCAAAGCGGCATGCTACAAACGAGAGTGGCAGGTTCATTAATATAA
- a CDS encoding CesD/SycD/LcrH family type III secretion system chaperone, whose translation MDDFSADDFQSLCVKINSVLKEQNIIQYPMSDFKQQPDPQEVETRYTRGYQAWLADDYTAAISDFSWLTLCCPLVSRFHLALAAALQMQQEYALALSAYAAALLLDANDPEPVYQMAVCLRALDKGADAREALQTAIEMSYLNPEYASTATKANRLLNEI comes from the coding sequence ATGGACGATTTTTCTGCCGATGATTTCCAGTCCCTGTGTGTAAAGATAAATAGTGTATTGAAAGAACAGAATATTATTCAGTACCCAATGAGTGATTTTAAGCAGCAACCTGATCCGCAGGAAGTAGAAACGCGCTATACACGGGGTTATCAGGCCTGGCTGGCAGATGACTATACTGCTGCGATTAGCGATTTTTCTTGGCTTACACTCTGTTGCCCCTTAGTGTCACGGTTTCATCTGGCTTTGGCCGCAGCTCTGCAAATGCAGCAAGAATATGCTCTGGCGCTGAGTGCTTATGCCGCCGCGCTATTACTGGATGCAAATGATCCTGAACCGGTATATCAAATGGCGGTTTGTTTACGCGCGCTGGATAAAGGGGCTGATGCCAGAGAAGCATTACAAACCGCCATTGAAATGAGTTATCTGAACCCTGAGTATGCGTCTACAGCAACGAAAGCCAATCGATTATTGAATGAAATATAA
- a CDS encoding EscF/YscF/HrpA family type III secretion system needle major subunit produces MDINALMNEMTNSINKISQDFQNQMAAGNPSDPEHMLKMQFAMQQYSSYINFSSALMKNIKDMTSGIIAKI; encoded by the coding sequence ATGGATATAAACGCATTAATGAACGAAATGACGAATAGCATTAATAAGATAAGTCAGGACTTTCAAAACCAGATGGCGGCCGGTAATCCCTCTGATCCTGAACATATGCTCAAGATGCAATTTGCCATGCAGCAGTATTCGTCTTACATCAACTTTAGCAGTGCGCTGATGAAGAATATTAAAGATATGACCAGTGGGATTATTGCCAAAATATGA
- a CDS encoding pathogenicity island 2 effector protein SseE, with translation MKFNSQCIEQYLLSKGCVTQAAFFENSPIKLGREFLFDAYRVIYRIEQHELIICSLEISTEKNTTGNFLALFNFLLHLGEEITDISIVRMLIINNVANQPLRLIRSRLIRILIVKGAFSKNIDGNDWLLFDVSTGK, from the coding sequence ATGAAATTTAACTCTCAGTGCATTGAGCAATACTTACTCAGTAAAGGCTGTGTGACTCAAGCAGCCTTTTTCGAAAATAGCCCTATAAAATTAGGGCGTGAGTTTTTATTTGATGCATATCGGGTAATCTACCGTATTGAACAGCATGAATTAATTATTTGTTCTTTGGAGATTTCCACTGAAAAAAATACGACGGGGAATTTTTTGGCATTATTTAATTTCCTGCTCCATTTAGGTGAGGAAATTACTGATATATCGATAGTCAGGATGCTGATTATTAATAATGTCGCTAATCAGCCGTTGCGGTTGATCCGCAGTAGACTTATTCGAATATTAATAGTTAAAGGAGCATTCAGTAAAAATATCGATGGTAATGATTGGCTACTATTTGATGTCAGTACGGGGAAATAG